Proteins from a single region of Desulfosporosinus sp. Sb-LF:
- a CDS encoding GntR family transcriptional regulator — translation MDLDRQSGVPYYIQLKEQIRLRITQGAWSAGTKLLTERELAERLAVSRNTVSQAYKELESEGILNSVRGRGTFVADTLLIMQQEGRKEKVLRIVDVAMEEAVGLGFSIDDFVSFVHVRGMEKKDLLSHRKVVFVVGYPEQLSEANWNLGPGVSLLPFLLSELQESPRVQERLAGMDMAVTGVNHLAEVKTLLDKLALPILGISLQPKLETIVRIAKLTVGRELALVCESHQFSENVKNSLNQANLYPTLRILIQPKETDLREALQECGAVIIAPKLRFRVEKALPENMECIEFRFEPDAGSLNLLRGALLEIKGGKF, via the coding sequence ATGGATCTGGATCGCCAAAGTGGCGTGCCCTATTACATTCAGCTTAAAGAACAGATTCGACTGCGAATTACCCAAGGGGCTTGGTCTGCGGGTACGAAGCTGTTGACAGAGCGGGAATTGGCTGAGCGCTTAGCGGTTAGTCGAAATACTGTGAGCCAAGCGTATAAGGAATTAGAGAGTGAAGGGATCTTGAATTCTGTACGAGGACGAGGGACTTTTGTTGCGGATACGTTATTGATTATGCAGCAGGAAGGTCGCAAAGAGAAGGTTTTGCGTATCGTGGATGTAGCTATGGAAGAGGCAGTGGGGCTGGGGTTCTCGATTGATGACTTTGTCTCTTTTGTTCATGTGCGCGGGATGGAAAAGAAAGATCTTCTTTCTCATAGAAAAGTGGTCTTTGTGGTCGGTTATCCTGAGCAACTGTCAGAAGCCAATTGGAATCTCGGTCCAGGGGTGAGTTTGTTGCCTTTTTTGCTCTCCGAACTCCAGGAATCGCCTAGAGTGCAAGAGCGTTTAGCAGGAATGGATATGGCTGTCACAGGAGTGAATCACCTTGCAGAAGTCAAAACTCTATTAGACAAGCTGGCTCTTCCAATTCTAGGAATTTCACTTCAGCCCAAACTTGAAACAATTGTGCGCATCGCTAAATTGACCGTGGGCAGGGAGTTGGCCCTGGTTTGTGAAAGCCATCAATTTTCCGAGAACGTTAAAAATTCCTTGAATCAAGCCAACTTATACCCGACCTTAAGAATCCTAATTCAGCCGAAGGAGACGGATTTGCGTGAGGCCTTGCAGGAATGTGGGGCTGTCATCATTGCTCCAAAGCTTCGATTTCGGGTTGAAAAGGCACTTCCGGAAAATATGGAGTGTATCGAATTTCGCTTTGAACCAGACGCAGGAAGCCTTAATTTACTGAGGGGCGCTTTGCTTGAAATAAAGGGGGGGAAGTTTTGA
- a CDS encoding cell wall-binding repeat-containing protein codes for MGKQRQTHARTVLGVLMIVFLLIGMIPGVASASTVDDGSTWLSWLNFATSADSTLIAGEVSSINVQLWDNKSDPFSGSVGSATITDAKGVSKLFPISGNSGNYTISNVTLETAGDYQLVIRQGALGTALAAGTITVLNARTIITDSLVINTDKTITVKVTDSAGNPLVRKSGSVDGTLVGGTNSNYTTLSDGTFTFNMTPTLLGTVNIIYAGHVIGTIPVLPAYTQNARIGGTTEDNVSLSVAIAQSGWTLGTPNVILARDDQFSDALAAAPLSKKLDAPILMTNSTKLDDRTLAEIHALGAKNVYIVGGTVAIAQDIQDTLSNEFTVTRIAGQQTYDTAAMISSNVGIDPTHTVYIANGYAIPDAIAISAFAAEQGSPILLTDRDVLPASTLQALTDLKASNVILLGGTAVIGAQVESQLSSKYLVKRWGGFDRYDTQSIIFQNLFNTQAPQSPLYFTSGLVRQDDVSAGNPYADALLTAALAAKNGGFVAMLPENSLPSSLNYFLLFNKGYISKATVVGNNSGVSNDLEQQLRQILNR; via the coding sequence GTGGGGAAACAAAGACAAACTCATGCTAGAACAGTATTGGGTGTGCTGATGATCGTGTTCCTGCTGATCGGAATGATACCGGGGGTTGCTTCAGCGAGTACAGTTGATGATGGTAGTACATGGCTATCATGGCTCAATTTTGCGACCAGCGCAGATTCTACACTGATTGCCGGAGAAGTAAGTAGTATAAATGTTCAACTTTGGGATAATAAATCTGACCCCTTTTCGGGATCCGTGGGTAGCGCCACCATTACAGATGCTAAGGGGGTTTCGAAATTATTCCCCATTTCTGGAAACTCCGGAAATTACACAATTTCAAACGTTACGTTAGAAACCGCTGGAGATTATCAGTTAGTCATACGTCAAGGAGCTTTAGGTACAGCCCTAGCAGCAGGGACTATTACAGTCCTGAACGCTAGAACCATCATTACAGACTCTCTCGTTATTAATACTGATAAAACCATAACGGTTAAGGTTACGGATTCCGCTGGGAATCCATTGGTTCGTAAATCCGGATCTGTAGACGGCACTCTAGTAGGTGGAACGAACTCAAACTACACAACACTTAGTGATGGAACGTTTACCTTCAACATGACGCCGACCTTATTGGGAACAGTCAACATTATTTACGCTGGACATGTGATCGGTACGATTCCGGTTCTTCCAGCCTATACTCAAAATGCCAGAATCGGAGGTACAACGGAAGATAATGTCTCCCTATCGGTTGCTATTGCACAGAGTGGTTGGACGCTAGGAACCCCCAATGTGATCTTGGCACGAGATGATCAATTCTCGGATGCTCTCGCTGCGGCTCCACTTTCTAAGAAGCTTGATGCGCCGATTCTGATGACCAATTCTACAAAATTAGATGATCGGACGCTAGCGGAGATTCATGCTTTAGGGGCTAAGAATGTATACATTGTTGGAGGAACAGTTGCTATTGCTCAAGATATTCAGGACACTTTGAGTAACGAATTTACTGTCACACGGATTGCTGGACAACAAACGTATGATACAGCCGCTATGATCTCGTCTAATGTGGGGATAGATCCCACCCATACTGTCTATATCGCTAATGGGTACGCTATACCAGATGCGATCGCAATCAGTGCCTTTGCCGCCGAGCAGGGAAGCCCAATTCTACTCACTGATCGAGATGTATTACCAGCTTCGACCCTTCAGGCTTTGACCGATCTCAAGGCGAGTAACGTTATCTTGCTTGGAGGCACCGCGGTTATCGGAGCTCAAGTGGAAAGTCAACTAAGTTCGAAGTATTTGGTCAAACGCTGGGGTGGATTTGACCGTTATGACACCCAATCCATCATCTTCCAAAATCTCTTCAACACCCAAGCTCCCCAATCCCCGCTCTACTTTACATCCGGTCTTGTCCGTCAAGATGATGTCAGTGCAGGGAATCCCTATGCTGATGCCTTGTTGACAGCCGCTCTGGCTGCTAAAAACGGGGGCTTTGTCGCTATGCTTCCTGAGAATTCGCTTCCGTCGAGTTTGAACTACTTCTTGTTATTTAACAAAGGGTATATTTCCAAAGCAACTGTTGTGGGTAATAACAGCGGCGTTTCTAATGATCTAGAGCAACAGCTTCGGCAAATACTGAACCGTTAA
- a CDS encoding HlyD family efflux transporter periplasmic adaptor subunit has translation MNKKWVTIGVLGVLVLGGGYWGYKKFTAKPAVATNITAKAKMGDINKVITATGTVNYPHSIPLTFPTTGNSSQAGKIVELNVKAGDSVKAGQVLARIDDTKLKTAVLQAQANVTSAESKFQNLESSFNSQTNAQAQAAFAKAEQNLTSAKQNADASYLANQVTLANQNVKQASDNLAKAQQSGNSSSIQSSQNALNQALDALTAANNLQNGGAANALVAAQADVTSAQYGVDQQAQGPKSSDVQSAQAAIQIAQAQLASAQADLNEASIVAPVDAVVVTCPLQLGQDSDAKSIITITPTGDKLEVDAAIDQSDITQVKVGQKVDITLDAYPNQHISGTVNLVALQGTTTQNVTTYTVTSTVDQASDLLRAGMNANINITVAEVKNVLTVPSEAVKTRGKQTGVTVPVTSSTSAGKADSANQANTKPNNSANAGSGNTRTGNTGTGNAMANVRYIPVEIGLDDGTNVEIKSGLEEGQEVIIGTRSSSTTAKTTSGFSLGGGGGNPARAMSGGGGNRGN, from the coding sequence ATGAACAAAAAATGGGTGACCATTGGGGTTTTGGGTGTTTTGGTCTTGGGGGGCGGTTATTGGGGGTATAAAAAATTCACGGCTAAACCTGCTGTAGCCACTAATATCACGGCGAAAGCAAAAATGGGAGATATCAACAAGGTGATTACGGCAACTGGAACGGTCAATTACCCCCACTCTATTCCTTTAACCTTTCCAACAACCGGAAATAGTTCGCAAGCCGGAAAGATCGTGGAGCTCAATGTCAAGGCTGGGGATTCAGTTAAAGCAGGGCAAGTTCTAGCCAGGATAGATGATACGAAGCTCAAAACGGCCGTTTTGCAAGCACAGGCCAATGTAACGTCCGCCGAGTCCAAATTTCAAAATCTCGAAAGTTCTTTCAATAGCCAAACCAATGCTCAAGCACAGGCGGCATTTGCCAAAGCAGAGCAGAATTTAACATCTGCCAAGCAGAATGCGGATGCGAGCTATTTGGCTAATCAAGTCACCCTGGCGAATCAGAATGTCAAACAGGCAAGTGATAATTTGGCTAAGGCGCAGCAGAGTGGAAATTCGTCCTCCATTCAATCATCTCAGAACGCTCTGAATCAGGCATTGGATGCTTTAACCGCAGCTAACAATCTCCAAAATGGAGGGGCGGCTAACGCATTAGTTGCTGCCCAGGCAGATGTTACATCCGCTCAATATGGAGTGGATCAACAAGCTCAGGGTCCGAAATCATCAGATGTTCAATCGGCTCAAGCAGCTATTCAAATAGCGCAGGCTCAACTAGCCAGTGCCCAGGCAGATTTAAATGAGGCCTCAATAGTTGCACCAGTTGACGCTGTGGTTGTCACATGCCCACTTCAACTGGGCCAAGATTCAGATGCTAAGTCCATCATCACGATCACTCCTACGGGGGATAAGCTTGAAGTGGACGCAGCGATTGATCAGTCGGATATTACGCAGGTCAAAGTGGGACAGAAGGTAGATATTACCCTTGATGCGTATCCAAATCAGCATATCAGCGGGACCGTGAACTTAGTTGCCTTACAAGGCACAACCACCCAGAATGTTACGACGTATACTGTCACGTCGACCGTAGATCAGGCCAGCGATTTGCTTCGTGCAGGGATGAATGCCAATATAAACATCACTGTGGCGGAGGTCAAGAATGTTTTAACCGTTCCTAGCGAAGCAGTCAAAACAAGAGGAAAACAAACAGGGGTCACTGTTCCTGTTACTTCAAGTACTAGTGCAGGAAAAGCGGATTCAGCAAATCAAGCAAACACTAAACCCAATAATTCAGCAAATGCAGGCTCTGGAAACACAAGGACTGGAAACACAGGCACCGGAAATGCGATGGCGAATGTCCGATATATTCCAGTGGAGATCGGCTTAGATGATGGCACGAATGTGGAAATAAAAAGTGGCCTAGAAGAAGGGCAAGAAGTGATTATCGGTACTCGTTCGTCTTCTACGACAGCTAAAACCACTTCGGGATTTAGCTTAGGCGGTGGTGGCGGTAACCCTGCTAGAGCAATGAGCGGTGGCGGCGGTAACAGAGGAAACTAA
- the glmL gene encoding methylaspartate mutase accessory protein GlmL — MQAVLLIDFGSTYTKVTIVDLDCEEIVGTARAGTTIETNIMDGLNAALAQIPEPTGGWKFVRKLACSSAAGGLKMIASGLVKELTAEAARRAALGAGARVLQVFSYELTLQDLEKIIVSKPDILLLAGGTDGGNKEILLKNAEMLCRLPYGLPVVIAGNKVASAQAAEILRKRHDPVVVADNVMPELGVLAVESARLAIRDVFLTHIIKAKGLDKAEEFLERILMPTPAAVLSAAELLAQGYGSERGMGELMVVDVGGATTDVHSIAKGDPSKPSVMLKGLPEPYAKRTVEGDLGMRYSSEALVEVAGQRLIEYLGWTDDQVACQLGLCKEDPWRIPQTNEEAKFDVAMGRMAVGLAVDRHVGTIEVVYTPFGATYVQYGKDLTPLPVVIGTGGVLLHHLNVLEILQGVVFDSQEPTILKPQKAAFYLDKDYILAAMGLLREVSPLVALRMMKKYVVKL, encoded by the coding sequence TTGCAAGCAGTCCTTCTCATTGATTTTGGTAGTACATACACTAAGGTGACCATTGTAGATCTTGATTGTGAGGAGATCGTCGGGACGGCCCGAGCAGGTACGACGATTGAAACAAATATTATGGACGGGTTGAATGCGGCGTTAGCTCAGATTCCTGAACCTACAGGAGGGTGGAAGTTTGTTCGTAAGCTCGCCTGTAGCAGTGCGGCTGGTGGATTGAAAATGATTGCCAGCGGTTTGGTGAAAGAGTTGACAGCAGAAGCGGCTAGACGGGCCGCTCTGGGAGCGGGTGCACGAGTGCTCCAAGTTTTCAGTTATGAACTGACTCTACAGGATCTCGAGAAAATTATAGTTTCTAAGCCGGATATCCTTTTGTTAGCCGGTGGGACGGACGGCGGGAATAAAGAAATACTCCTTAAAAATGCAGAAATGCTTTGTAGGCTACCCTATGGTCTTCCCGTTGTGATAGCGGGAAATAAAGTTGCGTCTGCCCAAGCTGCGGAGATTTTACGAAAGCGGCATGACCCTGTTGTTGTGGCAGATAATGTGATGCCAGAGCTCGGTGTACTGGCAGTAGAATCCGCTCGGTTGGCGATTAGAGATGTATTTTTAACTCACATCATCAAGGCTAAGGGGTTGGATAAGGCCGAGGAATTCCTGGAGCGAATCTTGATGCCTACACCAGCAGCGGTGCTTTCAGCGGCAGAACTTTTGGCTCAGGGGTACGGCTCCGAACGGGGCATGGGGGAATTGATGGTAGTAGATGTCGGGGGGGCCACGACGGATGTGCATTCAATTGCCAAAGGTGATCCGAGCAAACCTAGCGTGATGCTGAAAGGTCTGCCAGAACCGTATGCCAAACGGACGGTAGAGGGCGATCTTGGGATGCGCTACAGCTCGGAAGCGCTCGTGGAAGTAGCCGGACAACGCTTGATTGAATATCTAGGCTGGACCGATGATCAAGTGGCGTGCCAACTGGGCTTATGTAAAGAAGATCCTTGGAGAATCCCCCAAACGAACGAGGAAGCCAAGTTTGATGTAGCAATGGGTAGAATGGCCGTGGGTTTGGCGGTTGATCGACATGTGGGAACGATTGAGGTGGTTTATACCCCGTTCGGTGCAACCTATGTACAATACGGAAAGGATTTGACGCCGCTACCCGTGGTGATTGGGACGGGAGGAGTCCTTCTTCATCACCTAAATGTCTTGGAAATACTACAAGGGGTGGTTTTTGATTCACAGGAACCTACGATTCTAAAACCCCAAAAGGCTGCCTTTTATTTAGATAAAGACTATATTTTAGCTGCTATGGGGCTGCTTCGGGAAGTGTCACCATTAGTCGCGCTGCGGATGATGAAAAAGTATGTGGTTAAATTATAG
- a CDS encoding ABC transporter permease: MNFFESIRVSLRALRANKLRSALTMLGMIIGVAAVIAMVGIGNGATASITSQIQGLGSNLLTISSGQSNSGGVKGGAGSSNTLSMTDVTKIQIGTAVKAVAPVSSSNGQVVFGSGNTSTSINGTTADYAVIKNVTIASGRFITQEDVDSSARVAVLGPTVVTNLMGDANASVIGKIIKINNVPFQVIGVTTATGSTGFMSSDDMITAPISTVQARLIGKKTVRSILVSASSADQMQTAQDEITAALHKAHKIAAGKTDDFTVQNQADMLATMTGVTQTLTMLLGGIAGISLLVGGIGIMNIMLVSVTERTREIGIRKAIGAKGMDILLQFLIEAVVLSILGGGIGIALGYGGSNLAGTALKMSTSISMTSVFVAFGFSAAIGIIFGVFPARKAAAMDPIDALRYE, translated from the coding sequence GTGAACTTTTTTGAAAGTATTCGAGTCTCTCTTAGGGCTTTGCGTGCAAACAAACTTCGGTCAGCTTTGACAATGCTCGGGATGATTATCGGTGTGGCGGCAGTCATTGCTATGGTTGGGATCGGTAATGGGGCAACCGCTTCGATCACCTCCCAGATTCAGGGACTCGGCTCAAATCTTCTAACAATTAGCTCAGGACAGTCGAATTCCGGAGGGGTTAAAGGGGGAGCTGGCAGCTCAAACACCCTAAGTATGACGGATGTTACCAAGATTCAGATTGGTACGGCTGTAAAAGCAGTTGCTCCAGTATCAAGCTCAAATGGGCAAGTGGTCTTTGGTTCGGGAAATACTTCCACAAGTATTAATGGAACCACAGCGGACTATGCGGTAATTAAAAATGTCACTATTGCTAGTGGTCGTTTTATTACGCAAGAGGATGTGGATAGCAGCGCAAGAGTTGCTGTCCTAGGCCCAACAGTGGTTACAAACCTTATGGGGGACGCAAATGCTTCAGTTATCGGGAAAATTATTAAAATTAATAACGTTCCTTTTCAGGTTATTGGAGTGACAACTGCTACAGGGTCAACTGGATTTATGAGTAGTGACGATATGATTACCGCTCCAATTTCAACGGTTCAGGCGCGCTTAATCGGGAAAAAGACGGTGCGTAGTATCTTGGTATCGGCTTCTTCAGCGGACCAGATGCAAACGGCCCAAGATGAGATTACTGCAGCTCTGCATAAAGCCCATAAAATTGCGGCTGGCAAAACGGATGACTTTACGGTTCAGAATCAGGCCGATATGTTAGCAACCATGACAGGAGTAACTCAAACCTTGACCATGCTCCTGGGCGGTATCGCGGGCATTTCCTTGCTGGTTGGCGGGATTGGAATCATGAATATTATGCTCGTTTCGGTCACCGAACGAACTCGGGAGATCGGAATCCGAAAAGCGATCGGTGCTAAAGGTATGGATATTCTCTTGCAGTTTCTCATTGAGGCGGTCGTGCTTAGTATACTAGGGGGTGGGATTGGCATCGCCCTTGGTTATGGAGGGTCTAACCTAGCAGGTACGGCTTTGAAGATGAGTACCAGTATTTCAATGACTTCCGTGTTCGTTGCTTTTGGTTTCTCTGCAGCTATCGGTATTATCTTCGGAGTTTTCCCGGCACGAAAGGCTGCTGCCATGGATCCGATTGATGCCTTGAGGTATGAGTAA
- a CDS encoding methylaspartate mutase subunit E: MELSVRQIDAEEFQRQRQEVLGQWETGKDVNFEEAVGYHKALPKSKIFAEKLAEGKAKGITFAQPRAGVALLNEHIELLRFLQDEGGADFLPSTIDSYTRQNRYTEAQAGIEESQSIGRSMLNGFPAVNHGVASCRRVVESVQVPVQVRHGTPDARLLAEITIAGGFTDYEGGGISYNIPYSKDVSIESTIKYWQYVDRLIGLYEEQGVKINREPFGPLTGTLVPPAVSHAVAVLEGILAVAQGVRSLTLGYGQCGNLIQDVAALHTLPILAEEYLGKLGYPKVMITTVFHQWMGGFPQDEAKAFGVISWGAVTAALGKASKVIVKTPHEALGIPTKEANAAGIRATKQVLNMLKDQTLPMTAELALEEEMILAETRAILDRVLELGEGDAAVGAVRAFQAGVIDVPFAPSRFNAGKILPARDTTGAVRLLDFGNIPFDETIKEFHRERIAQRGRDEGRDPSFQMVIDDIYAIGKGMLVGRPRG; encoded by the coding sequence ATGGAATTATCAGTTCGACAAATAGATGCCGAAGAGTTTCAGCGACAGCGTCAGGAAGTCTTGGGACAATGGGAGACAGGCAAGGATGTCAACTTTGAAGAAGCGGTCGGATATCACAAGGCCTTACCCAAAAGCAAAATTTTCGCAGAGAAACTCGCGGAGGGAAAAGCAAAAGGCATCACCTTTGCCCAACCACGCGCTGGTGTAGCCCTTCTCAATGAGCATATTGAGTTGTTGCGTTTCCTTCAAGATGAAGGCGGGGCAGATTTCCTGCCGTCCACGATCGATTCCTATACCCGGCAAAATCGTTATACCGAAGCACAAGCAGGAATAGAAGAAAGCCAATCCATCGGTCGATCGATGCTCAATGGATTTCCGGCTGTAAACCATGGGGTTGCCTCTTGCCGACGAGTGGTCGAGAGTGTTCAAGTGCCAGTTCAAGTTCGTCATGGGACGCCAGATGCACGTTTGCTTGCCGAAATTACGATTGCTGGCGGTTTTACGGATTATGAAGGTGGCGGAATTTCTTATAACATCCCCTATTCCAAAGACGTTTCCATCGAAAGTACCATTAAATACTGGCAGTATGTGGATCGCCTCATCGGCCTGTACGAGGAGCAAGGGGTAAAAATCAACCGTGAGCCGTTCGGCCCGTTGACCGGGACATTGGTTCCACCCGCCGTTTCACATGCGGTGGCGGTTCTTGAAGGAATCCTCGCGGTAGCTCAAGGGGTTCGTAGTCTGACTCTTGGGTACGGACAATGCGGTAATCTCATTCAAGATGTTGCTGCACTACATACCCTGCCAATTCTAGCGGAAGAGTACCTGGGAAAACTAGGCTATCCCAAAGTGATGATTACCACGGTCTTTCATCAATGGATGGGAGGTTTCCCGCAAGATGAAGCGAAAGCCTTTGGAGTTATTTCCTGGGGAGCGGTGACCGCGGCCTTGGGTAAGGCTTCCAAAGTTATCGTCAAGACGCCGCATGAAGCACTTGGTATCCCTACTAAAGAAGCCAATGCGGCAGGTATCCGTGCCACTAAGCAGGTTTTAAATATGTTGAAAGACCAAACGTTGCCCATGACAGCGGAGCTTGCCTTAGAAGAAGAAATGATTCTGGCGGAAACCAGAGCTATTCTCGATCGAGTCCTCGAACTAGGCGAAGGGGATGCTGCAGTGGGGGCCGTGCGAGCGTTTCAAGCAGGGGTTATTGATGTTCCCTTCGCACCAAGCCGTTTTAATGCTGGCAAGATTCTCCCTGCACGAGATACTACGGGTGCGGTTCGTCTCTTGGATTTTGGAAATATCCCGTTCGATGAGACGATTAAAGAGTTTCATCGAGAACGTATCGCCCAGCGCGGACGAGATGAGGGACGAGATCCTTCCTTCCAGATGGTGATTGATGATATTTACGCAATCGGTAAAGGGATGCTCGTTGGGCGGCCAAGGGGCTAA
- a CDS encoding ABC transporter ATP-binding protein: protein MINLKGIKKIYANGDIQVAALSGVNLHVGANEFVSIMGPSGSGKSSMMNILGCLDTPTEGEYYLDGTDVAKASGDDLSVIRNRKIGFVFQGFNLLARTTAVENVELPMLYAGVGGKERRARAIAALESVGLGGRIHHRPKELSGGQQQRVAIARALVTKPAIILADEPTGNLDSRSSEEVMAIFQRLHASGNTIIIVTHEPDIAEFTQRIVRFRDGHVEGDEIVENQRQAQAQVLEEGAAK, encoded by the coding sequence TTGATAAATCTCAAAGGGATTAAAAAAATATATGCGAACGGTGATATTCAAGTGGCGGCCTTAAGCGGGGTGAACCTTCATGTAGGAGCTAATGAATTTGTCTCAATTATGGGACCCTCTGGTTCCGGCAAGTCATCCATGATGAATATTTTAGGATGTTTGGATACCCCGACGGAAGGTGAGTATTATCTTGACGGAACTGATGTAGCGAAGGCCAGTGGTGATGACTTATCTGTGATTCGCAACCGCAAGATCGGTTTTGTCTTTCAAGGATTTAATCTTCTTGCCCGGACAACGGCGGTAGAAAATGTAGAACTACCCATGCTCTATGCAGGGGTAGGGGGCAAAGAAAGACGAGCACGCGCCATTGCCGCCTTAGAATCTGTCGGTTTGGGCGGTCGGATTCATCACCGTCCCAAAGAACTTTCTGGTGGTCAGCAACAGCGGGTAGCCATAGCGCGTGCTCTCGTCACAAAACCTGCGATCATACTGGCTGATGAACCTACCGGGAACTTAGATAGTCGATCCAGTGAAGAAGTAATGGCGATCTTTCAGCGCCTGCACGCGTCCGGTAATACGATTATTATTGTAACGCACGAACCTGATATTGCAGAATTTACCCAAAGGATTGTGCGTTTCCGTGACGGGCATGTTGAAGGGGACGAAATAGTAGAAAATCAACGTCAGGCTCAAGCGCAAGTCCTTGAGGAGGGAGCAGCAAAGTGA
- the glmS gene encoding methylaspartate mutase subunit S, whose amino-acid sequence MEQKTLVLGVIGSDVHAVGNRILDYAFTQAGFKVINIGVLATQEEFIHAAVETNADVLLVSSLYGHGEMDCRGLREKCQETGIGNILMYVGGNLVVGKQDFESVKERFLAMGFDRVYPPGTMPETPIDDLRKDLGLTRD is encoded by the coding sequence GTGGAACAGAAAACCTTGGTATTAGGGGTGATCGGATCTGATGTGCATGCCGTTGGAAATCGGATTTTGGACTATGCCTTTACTCAAGCGGGTTTTAAAGTGATCAATATAGGGGTGCTCGCAACTCAGGAGGAATTTATTCACGCGGCAGTCGAGACGAATGCTGATGTTTTGTTAGTCTCATCATTGTATGGACATGGAGAGATGGATTGTCGGGGTTTACGCGAGAAGTGTCAAGAAACTGGAATCGGCAACATTTTGATGTATGTTGGTGGCAATCTGGTGGTGGGAAAACAGGACTTTGAATCGGTCAAAGAACGGTTCTTAGCCATGGGCTTTGATCGGGTTTACCCACCCGGAACGATGCCTGAGACTCCAATTGACGATTTGCGCAAGGATTTAGGCCTTACGAGAGATTGA
- the murI gene encoding glutamate racemase, with translation MKKQRVIGMFDSGVGGLTVMKEILERLLDVRIVYFGDTARVPYGNRSREELIRFGEEIVTFLIGQGAEVIVVACNTSSATALPVLREHFDIPMIGMVEPGARLAVEKTIAGRIGLIATETTVRSKAYSSGVSRALTKGSLPEDLVLRKAWQQGEQVISLVSAQSCPLFVPLIEAGLANSAEARGIAQTYLAPMKAAGVDALILGCTHYPFIEPVLQEILGEDVLIIDPALAVVKELENLLQHMEEWERSGLVVVPSNPLLGKNHWRARYFVSGDPGLFRQVGNTLLQEPIDLVEQVILGES, from the coding sequence TTGAAAAAACAACGTGTCATTGGTATGTTTGACTCTGGGGTAGGTGGGCTTACCGTCATGAAAGAAATTTTGGAGAGACTGCTAGATGTTCGAATTGTTTATTTTGGAGATACGGCTCGGGTTCCGTATGGCAACCGTTCCCGCGAAGAGCTCATCCGATTCGGAGAAGAAATTGTCACCTTTCTGATTGGACAAGGTGCCGAGGTGATCGTCGTAGCCTGTAATACCAGCTCGGCAACCGCGCTCCCTGTTTTGAGAGAGCACTTTGACATTCCAATGATCGGCATGGTCGAACCTGGGGCTCGTTTGGCGGTTGAAAAAACGATAGCAGGTCGGATTGGGTTGATTGCCACGGAAACCACCGTACGAAGCAAGGCATATTCTTCAGGGGTGAGCCGAGCGCTGACGAAAGGGAGTCTACCTGAAGACTTAGTACTCCGAAAGGCATGGCAGCAAGGGGAACAGGTCATTTCCCTAGTCAGTGCACAATCTTGCCCTCTCTTTGTTCCCTTGATTGAGGCTGGGCTCGCCAATTCTGCAGAAGCCCGAGGGATCGCTCAAACTTATCTGGCTCCGATGAAGGCAGCGGGTGTCGATGCTCTTATCTTGGGGTGCACGCATTATCCATTCATTGAACCTGTCCTTCAGGAGATCTTAGGCGAAGATGTCTTGATCATCGATCCGGCTTTGGCAGTCGTGAAAGAGCTGGAAAATTTGCTTCAACATATGGAAGAGTGGGAACGATCGGGTCTAGTTGTGGTACCTTCCAATCCGCTCTTGGGGAAAAACCATTGGCGTGCTCGTTATTTTGTGAGCGGGGATCCAGGTCTTTTCCGACAAGTGGGAAATACGCTCCTTCAAGAACCGATTGATCTTGTTGAGCAAGTAATTTTAGGTGAGAGTTAA